One Vigna unguiculata cultivar IT97K-499-35 chromosome 7, ASM411807v1, whole genome shotgun sequence genomic region harbors:
- the LOC114192119 gene encoding nucleolar and coiled-body phosphoprotein 1, translating into MGDRRKKQRRLQDSSTSSSSSSSSDSDRSSRRRRRRREKERRRRSGEKEERRRKRRDRERRKRKRLRDSDDSSNSSEDEDEQPRVLPETMVAEMMREFPNVGNDLKQLLQMIDNGQAVDIKGISERSLAKHLKKLFLSLNLKENGDRVFLLPSKGRPTLDVLGPLINSYTNPINEHAEASAPVPESSSVPVDVGNEKMVDDHVLASPDDHSVGPRKRMIGPAMPSAELLAAAAKLTEAQTELREAELDDDSELFIGPPPPAMVTEAESANEAERFEEVTRIMEVEADSPYDVLGVNHNMSDANVKKRYWKISLLVHPDKCSHPQAHQAFIKLNKAFKELQDPEKRKAMDEKIKLKQEQEELKAELKTMREAALWRRSQGISMEGDEELLAQTEVKVEPKRDEWMTTLPPERKPGGVTMQSTKFSRGPKEGRGDTSAWTDTPLDRAQKAKMNYLEAYNEATALASNDEEKKRASEDADLVDKYNKAKRSKTLVQKHQEEVANKSKKKSKQVKQQPGKQEWVGQHPWKPWDREKDLTAGRKSVNFDSESMTKDLSSRFSSGNFQRNFL; encoded by the exons ATGGGTGACAGGAGAAAGAAGCAGCGTCGTCTGCAGGACTCGTCGACCTCCTCATCCTCTTCGTCGTCATCGGACTCCGATCGCTCTTCGCGGCGGCGGCGACGGCGTCGCGAGAAGGAGCGGCGCAGAAGGAGCGGGGAGAAGGAGGAGCGAAGGAGAAAGAGGAGAGACAGAGAGAGGAGAAAGAGGAAGAGGCTCCGTGATTCCGATGACTCCTCCAACTCTTCGGAGGATGAAGACGAACAACCTAGGGTTCTGCCTGAAACTATGGTAGCTGAAATGATGAGAGAGTTCCCCAACGTCGGCAACGATTTGAAGCAG CTTTTGCAAATGATTGATAATGGACAAGCTGTTGACATAAAGGGTATATCAGAACGATCTTTGGCGAAGCATTTGAAGAAGCTGTTTCTTTCGTTAAACCTTAAGGAGAATGGAGATAGGGTTTTCTTGCTACCTTCTAAAGGTCGCCCTACTTTGGATGTTCTCGGCCCTCTCATTAACTCGTACACAAATCCCATAAATGAGCACGCTGAAGCTTCTGCGCCGGTGCCTGAATCCAGTTCAGTTCCAGTGGATGTTGGAAATGAAAAGATGGTGGATGACCATGTGCTCGCATCACCAGATGATCATTCTGTTGGTCCTAGGAAAAG GATGATTGGCCCTGCAATGCCATCAGCTGAATTACTGGCTGCCGCTGCCAAATTAACAGAGGCGCAGACTGAGCTCAG AGAGGCCGAATTGGATGATGATAGTGAACTATTTATTGGACCTCCACCACCAGCTATGGTTACTGAAGCAGAATCAGCTAATGAAGCAGAACGTTTTGAAGAG GTGACCAGAATAATGGAAGTTGAGGCTGATAGCCCATATGATGTTCTAGGAGTCAATCATAATATGTCCGATGCAAATGTAAAGAAAAG GTACTGGAAGATATCACTATTGGTTCATCCAGATAAATGCTCTCATCCGCAAGCCCACCAGGCTTTCATTAAGTTAAATAAAGCTTTCAAAGAGTTACAAGATCCAGAAAAG CGTAAAGCAATGGATGAGAAAATCAAACTCAAGCAAGAACAAGAGGAATTGAAG GCTGAACTTAAAACCATGCGTGAGGCTGCATTGTGGAGAAGATCTCAAG GTATTTCCATGGAGGGTGATGAAGAACTTCTAGCACAGACAGAGGTTAAAGTGGAGCCAAAAAGGGATGAGTGGATGACAACACTGCCTCCGGAAAGAAAA CCAGGTGGTGTGACTATGCAATCTACCAAGTTTAGCAGGGGCCCAAAGGAAGGTAGAGGTGATACTAGTGCTTGGACAGACACCCCTTTGGATAGGGCCCAGAAAGCAAAGATGAA TTATTTGGAGGCATACAATGAAGCTACTGCACTAGCTTCAAATGATGAGGAAAAGAAAAGGGCCAGTGAGGATGCAGACTTGGTGGACAAATACAATAAAGCAAAACGGTCAAAAACATTGGTGCAGAAACATCAAGAAGAGGTGGCTAACAAATCCAAGAAAAAGTCCAAGCAAGTGAAGCAACAGCCAGGGAAGCAAGAGTGGGTGGGTCAACATCCATGGAAGCCATGGGACCGTGAAAAGGATCTGACAGCTGGAAGGAAAAGTGTAAATTTTGATTCAGAAAGCATGACTAAGGATTTATCTTCAAGGTTTTCTTCTGGAAACTTTCAGAGGAACTTCCTTTGA
- the LOC114189823 gene encoding uncharacterized protein LOC114189823 has product MESLKFASLALSPYRRSGMLGNRLNSPLLTIDSAAQFCYCKADLGAASSSIPLPNIRFSCRYSPSVATATWTSNPSTKHWILCSTAQIESIITSNEDQSTWEACKQALSAFNFSDEEKDKILGKAFGLVHSPYWGEERTMEIPKFETVNGILDYLRSLNLSDDDLSKLLKKFPEILGCNLEEELKGNVKILEEQWSINGNSLKKLLLRNPKVLGYNVDCKGDCIAQCTRCWARF; this is encoded by the exons ATGGAGAGTCTCAAGTTTGCATCTTTGGCGCTGTCTCCTTATCGACGCTCTG GGATGTTAGGGAACCGGTTGAATTCCCCTTTACTTACTATTGATTCTGCAGCGCAGTTTTGTTATTGCAAG GCTGATCTTGGTGCTGCATCATCAAGTATTCCACTGCCAAATATCAGATTTTCTTGTAGATATTCACCAAGTGTAGCAACAGCAACATGGACCTCAAATCCTTCTACCAAACATTGGATATTGTGCTCAACTGCACAGATAGAAAGTATAATCACAAGTAATGAAGATCAAAGCACGTGGGAAGCATGTAAACAAGCTCTTTCTGCATTTAACTTCAGTGATGAAGAAAAGGACAAGATACTTGGGAAAGCATTTGGTCTTGTTCATTCCCCTTATTGGGGAGAAGAACGTACGATGGAAATTCCCAAATTTGAGACAGTAAATGGAATACTTGACTATCTAAGGAGTTTAAATCTTTCTGATGATGATCTGTCTAAGTTGCTTAAAAAGTTTCCAGAAATTCTTGGATGTAATTTAGAGGAAGAGTTGAAAGGCAATGTAAAGATCCTGGAGGAGCAGTGGAGTATTAACGGAAATTCTCTTAAGAAACTTCTCCTTAGAAATCCAAAAGTGTTGGGTTATAATGTTGATTGCAAGGGAGACTGTATAGCACAATGCACTAGATGCTGGGCTCGATTCTAG